A DNA window from Flammeovirga agarivorans contains the following coding sequences:
- a CDS encoding glycosyltransferase family 2 protein, whose product MNNSPFFSIIIPCYNRANFIKKTLESVLIQDFNNFEIIIVDDGSFDNTKEIIDSFGDSKLRYYWKENEERGEARNFGIRKAKGKYIVFLDSDDIMLSNHLKILYNNIINNQKYIFFATKYNIVNEKNIIIDSPLKKYESGGYDYRVVLKGNPFACNFCVKNSKEKFQLFESDRRYSIMEDWMFLVENLINNEIFIIDQVTIHMINHDNRSMTENNQKVIIARENALSKLLKNDNLSINNKKILIGYSAYFCAIHSYLDNNRTQSIRYILKQLKSNGLNINSLILLIKSLIGYEVIKKLK is encoded by the coding sequence ATGAATAATTCCCCTTTTTTTTCAATCATAATTCCTTGCTATAATAGAGCAAATTTTATAAAAAAAACTCTAGAATCGGTATTAATACAGGATTTTAATAATTTTGAAATAATCATTGTAGATGATGGTAGTTTTGATAATACGAAAGAGATTATAGATTCATTTGGTGATAGCAAATTACGATATTACTGGAAGGAAAATGAAGAAAGGGGAGAAGCTAGAAATTTTGGAATAAGAAAAGCAAAAGGGAAATATATTGTTTTTTTAGATTCTGATGATATAATGCTAAGTAATCATTTAAAAATACTTTACAATAATATTATCAATAATCAAAAATACATTTTTTTTGCAACAAAATATAATATTGTGAACGAAAAAAATATCATTATCGACTCTCCTTTAAAAAAATATGAGTCAGGTGGTTATGATTATAGAGTAGTTCTCAAGGGAAATCCTTTTGCATGTAATTTTTGCGTTAAGAATAGCAAAGAGAAATTTCAACTATTTGAGTCAGATAGAAGGTACTCAATAATGGAAGATTGGATGTTTTTAGTCGAAAACTTGATCAATAATGAAATATTTATTATTGATCAAGTGACTATTCATATGATAAACCATGATAATAGGTCAATGACTGAAAATAATCAAAAAGTAATAATAGCTAGAGAAAATGCTTTATCTAAGCTTTTGAAAAATGATAATTTATCAATTAATAATAAGAAAATATTAATTGGTTATAGTGCGTATTTTTGTGCAATTCATTCATATTTGGATAATAATAGAACTCAGTCAATTAGATATATTTTAAAACAATTAAAATCTAATGGATTAAATATCAATTCTCTAATTTTATTAATTAAATCTCTAATTGGATATGAAGTTATTAAAAAATTAAAGTGA
- a CDS encoding glycosyltransferase family 4 protein — protein sequence MKLAFFTSHIDKSLQWLWYAESLKNNSIEQYHIVIGLNKKEPFFVKDLKGIGVNVLYLHHKGSYDFFKNIIKSYNFLQSYKVDLIHTSLPYGNIIGQIVAKLLNVKTVTTCENVSWAKDFKSKKQEIIDLFTFKLSKNIIATTDTAAEYLKNNWPIKPEKIQKIYHGLKQEEYQNISDDRVFNLKRKYAINDNDFIIGMIARMEFWKGHKYAIKAIFRLKDKYPNIKLLIFGAGGEFLPKFNELILKYDLKNHVFYHGFSDDPIGLFKLFNVHLHVPISKYVETGGINIIEGMISACPQILTLSGYAAQSAEHLKNAYVVDYKSSDSIEKALVYSIENYQKMKDFSIQARKDALNIYSNKVKVQKHLDLYKIIINE from the coding sequence ATGAAATTAGCATTTTTTACTTCCCATATAGATAAGTCATTACAATGGTTATGGTATGCTGAATCTTTGAAAAATAATTCAATAGAACAATATCACATTGTAATAGGACTTAATAAAAAAGAACCTTTTTTTGTTAAAGACTTGAAAGGAATTGGTGTAAATGTGCTTTATTTACATCATAAGGGATCCTACGATTTCTTTAAAAATATTATAAAATCATATAACTTTTTACAAAGTTATAAAGTTGATCTAATACACACTAGTCTGCCTTATGGAAATATTATAGGTCAAATAGTTGCTAAATTATTAAATGTTAAAACTGTAACTACTTGCGAAAATGTTAGTTGGGCGAAAGACTTTAAAAGTAAAAAACAGGAAATTATTGATTTATTCACATTTAAGCTCTCAAAAAATATTATAGCAACTACTGATACTGCTGCTGAATACCTTAAGAATAATTGGCCTATAAAACCTGAAAAAATTCAAAAAATATATCATGGTTTAAAACAGGAAGAATATCAAAATATTTCTGATGATAGAGTTTTTAATCTGAAAAGAAAATATGCAATTAATGACAATGATTTTATAATTGGAATGATTGCAAGAATGGAATTTTGGAAAGGCCATAAATATGCAATAAAAGCTATATTTAGACTCAAGGATAAATATCCAAATATAAAATTGTTAATATTTGGCGCTGGTGGCGAATTTCTACCAAAATTTAATGAATTAATATTAAAGTATGACTTGAAAAATCATGTATTTTACCATGGCTTTTCAGATGATCCAATAGGTCTTTTTAAACTTTTTAATGTGCATTTACATGTTCCTATATCAAAATATGTTGAGACAGGAGGAATTAATATAATTGAAGGAATGATTTCAGCTTGCCCACAAATTTTAACCCTTTCAGGCTATGCTGCACAATCAGCTGAACATTTGAAAAACGCTTATGTAGTAGATTATAAATCAAGTGATTCTATTGAAAAAGCATTAGTATATTCAATAGAAAATTATCAAAAAATGAAAGATTTTTCAATTCAAGCCCGTAAAGACGCATTAAATATTTATAGCAATAAAGTGAAAGTTCAAAAACATTTAGATTTATATAAAATAATAATAAATGAATAA
- a CDS encoding glycosyltransferase family 2 protein, with the protein MDTKKISIITPSFNQGEFIEETILSIINQGYSNLEFIVIDGGSTDNSVDIIKKYENHIDYWISEKDNGQSDAINKGFQKATGEIITWINSDDLLVEGTLNKINDFFLNNKDNVGVIYGVVEEIDDKGKHIKYQEGYSNPSIERFLSGMAFSQPSAFFKRKYLLNVGYLNTNYSYGMDYDLFSRLSLKCSFIKVEDVFAKYRFHKSSKSISQGDLFIEDWREIFIQRCIDIGSQYILDVLLNLNLCESNINFSKFRVNKNLLNIDEKKTLFYFLSYYLKSKYNEGDFTESKRIATYIIKNFNHKWIESEKGLKTIFQRLKYPSIFIKILRTLIRKSK; encoded by the coding sequence ATGGATACTAAGAAAATTTCTATAATTACACCAAGTTTTAATCAAGGAGAGTTTATTGAAGAAACAATTTTGTCAATAATTAATCAAGGTTATAGTAATTTAGAATTTATAGTAATAGACGGAGGAAGTACTGATAATTCTGTTGATATTATAAAAAAATATGAAAACCATATAGACTATTGGATCAGTGAAAAAGATAATGGGCAGTCAGATGCTATAAATAAAGGTTTTCAAAAAGCAACTGGTGAAATAATTACTTGGATTAATAGTGATGATTTATTAGTTGAAGGAACACTTAATAAGATAAATGATTTTTTTCTTAATAATAAAGATAATGTAGGTGTTATCTATGGGGTAGTAGAAGAAATTGATGATAAGGGAAAGCATATTAAATATCAAGAAGGTTATTCAAATCCATCTATAGAAAGATTTTTATCAGGAATGGCATTTTCACAACCATCAGCTTTTTTTAAGCGAAAATACTTATTAAATGTAGGATATTTGAATACGAATTATTCATATGGAATGGATTATGACCTTTTTTCTAGATTGTCATTAAAATGTTCCTTTATAAAAGTAGAAGATGTTTTTGCAAAATACAGATTTCATAAATCAAGTAAATCAATTAGCCAAGGTGATTTATTTATTGAAGATTGGAGGGAAATATTTATTCAAAGATGTATTGATATAGGAAGTCAATACATCTTAGATGTTTTACTGAATTTAAATCTTTGTGAATCTAATATAAACTTCTCAAAGTTCAGAGTGAACAAAAACTTATTGAATATTGATGAAAAGAAAACACTCTTTTATTTTTTGTCTTATTATTTAAAATCCAAATACAATGAAGGTGATTTTACTGAAAGTAAACGAATTGCTACTTATATAATTAAAAATTTTAATCATAAATGGATTGAATCTGAAAAAGGGTTAAAGACTATTTTTCAAAGATTAAAATACCCTTCTATTTTTATTAAAATTTTAAGAACTTTAATTAGAAAATCTAAATGA
- a CDS encoding putative capsular polysaccharide synthesis family protein, producing MNIKNFLRKITIFFRSVIRFVFYNLKIKNEIILVYTMGKVGSSSVFDSIEKNNPYSYVFHVHFLSNNYLYKILPKLDKVFLINIIKGEKVLKVINNFTGCRLKIVTLTREPVSRAISDMFQNWNYKYDDIENISIDIIYNDILNSNFEYTSNWFEYEFKKYLNYDIYKYKFDKMKGYQIYKSEKFDILCIKLELLDLVYKNAFKDFFGEDIILMNTNNSKSKKGNESFTLIYDKLKIDTHKLNKIYNTKYMKYFYTSKEINSFKEKWS from the coding sequence ATGAATATTAAAAACTTTTTAAGAAAAATCACTATATTTTTTAGGTCTGTTATTCGGTTTGTTTTTTATAATCTAAAAATAAAAAATGAAATTATTTTAGTTTATACAATGGGTAAAGTGGGTTCTTCATCAGTCTTTGACTCAATAGAGAAAAATAACCCATATTCATATGTTTTTCATGTTCATTTTTTATCTAATAACTATTTATATAAGATTTTACCCAAACTAGATAAAGTCTTTTTGATTAATATAATAAAAGGTGAAAAGGTATTAAAAGTAATTAATAATTTTACAGGGTGTAGGTTAAAGATTGTCACTTTAACAAGAGAACCTGTAAGTAGAGCTATATCTGATATGTTCCAAAATTGGAATTATAAATATGATGATATTGAAAATATTTCAATAGACATTATATATAACGATATATTAAATTCAAACTTTGAATATACATCAAATTGGTTTGAATATGAATTTAAAAAATATTTAAACTATGATATCTATAAATACAAATTTGACAAAATGAAAGGATATCAAATTTACAAAAGTGAGAAGTTTGATATTCTATGTATAAAATTAGAATTGTTAGATTTAGTTTATAAAAATGCCTTCAAAGATTTTTTTGGGGAGGATATAATTTTGATGAACACTAATAATTCAAAATCAAAAAAAGGGAATGAAAGTTTTACTTTAATTTATGATAAATTAAAAATCGATACTCATAAATTGAATAAAATATATAATACCAAGTATATGAAGTACTTTTATACTTCAAAGGAAATTAATTCTTTTAAAGAGAAATGGTCATAA
- a CDS encoding glycosyltransferase: MYKNISLIICCFNSEKTIEVCLEAIKRQKNLQNIKFEVLLIDNNSTDRTVEKAQKLWGDFSMPLKIVKENKQGLLYAKLKGCKKASYDLLGYIDDDNILHDDWVQKSISFMNLNHDCGVSGGENFPFYKITPPNWFSKYEKHYAVGKQGSQLSEDVTETRGFVWGAGMVIKKDIINKGLERGFSFVNVGRTSTSLSSGEDVEFCWLVRKLGKKVFYNGDQKLKHMISPNRMTWDYLSNLQLKFGRASVWFDVYEYSYSKYRIFGSNILIIIKLLFGSFLKYLGNLTKYMMSPKNKVDNIYFLKTQFFKGRILELSIKNYLINSEKIDKINKSLS, translated from the coding sequence ATGTATAAAAATATTTCATTAATTATTTGTTGTTTTAATAGTGAAAAAACTATTGAAGTTTGTTTAGAAGCAATAAAGAGACAAAAAAATCTTCAAAACATTAAGTTCGAAGTCCTCTTAATAGATAATAATAGTACTGACAGAACAGTTGAAAAAGCACAGAAGCTTTGGGGAGATTTTAGTATGCCATTAAAAATAGTTAAAGAGAATAAACAAGGACTTTTATATGCTAAACTCAAAGGATGCAAAAAAGCTTCATATGATTTATTAGGTTATATTGATGACGATAATATTTTACATGATGATTGGGTTCAAAAATCTATTAGTTTTATGAATTTAAACCATGATTGTGGTGTGTCTGGAGGTGAAAACTTTCCATTCTACAAGATAACACCTCCAAATTGGTTTAGTAAATATGAAAAACATTATGCTGTAGGTAAACAAGGTTCTCAACTAAGTGAAGATGTAACTGAAACAAGAGGTTTTGTATGGGGGGCCGGTATGGTTATTAAGAAAGATATCATAAATAAAGGATTAGAAAGAGGGTTTTCTTTTGTAAATGTAGGTAGAACATCAACTTCATTAAGTTCAGGTGAGGATGTTGAATTTTGTTGGCTAGTTAGAAAACTTGGAAAAAAAGTTTTTTATAATGGTGATCAAAAGTTAAAACATATGATATCACCAAATAGGATGACTTGGGATTATCTATCTAATCTTCAACTTAAATTTGGGAGAGCGTCAGTTTGGTTTGATGTTTATGAGTACTCATATTCAAAATATAGAATATTTGGTAGTAATATATTAATTATAATTAAATTATTATTCGGTAGTTTTCTTAAATATTTAGGGAATTTAACTAAATACATGATGTCACCTAAAAATAAAGTAGATAATATATATTTTCTAAAAACACAATTTTTTAAAGGTCGGATTTTAGAGTTGTCAATAAAAAATTATTTAATAAATTCTGAAAAAATTGATAAGATAAATAAATCATTATCATAA
- a CDS encoding glycosyltransferase family 4 protein: protein MNILLSITNLHLGGAQMYALRLAESLSKELGTKVYVYDHNPEAVNKGLLDTYKDRVSINTFSYNPVVLFFIWKINAIILKFGFKFRFRDFINEFYFKRFIKINNINIINSHMYASDKIVSFCKLKTDLNFKFIITMHGEYELNKNEKKEKINLEKEYRTIINSSDGIIYTADKNYNAIKNYLLNDQLIEKHYIAIPDLLDYKLTKRDVLFQELGISQDTFILGMVSRGIPEKGWELLLQSYELLKKEIDREICLILIGDGEYLSKLVKEYSHLEGIHLLQFESNPLDYLYYVQIFDLAFLLSYFQGESVPNVIIEYLYFNKPIIASDIGEIPKMICDEANNQAGDIIKNSTDGKVNIKEVANVVNKYMNDLNYYNYKKRITGEAFKKFKIKECTDKYISFYKKA, encoded by the coding sequence ATGAATATCTTATTATCAATAACAAATTTACATTTGGGTGGTGCACAAATGTATGCTTTAAGACTTGCGGAATCTTTATCAAAGGAATTGGGTACAAAAGTATATGTTTATGATCATAATCCTGAAGCTGTAAATAAGGGTCTTCTTGATACTTATAAGGATAGAGTATCTATTAATACTTTTTCATATAATCCAGTTGTTTTATTTTTTATATGGAAAATTAATGCAATTATTCTGAAATTCGGTTTTAAATTTAGATTCAGGGATTTTATAAATGAGTTTTATTTTAAAAGATTTATAAAGATTAATAATATTAATATTATTAATAGTCACATGTATGCATCTGATAAAATTGTGTCATTTTGTAAGCTTAAAACTGATTTGAATTTTAAGTTTATTATTACCATGCATGGTGAATATGAGTTAAATAAAAATGAGAAAAAAGAAAAGATAAATTTAGAAAAAGAATATAGAACTATCATTAATTCTTCAGATGGGATTATATATACCGCAGACAAAAATTATAATGCTATTAAAAATTATCTCTTAAACGATCAATTAATCGAAAAACATTATATAGCAATTCCAGACTTGTTAGACTATAAATTAACTAAAAGGGATGTTCTTTTTCAAGAATTAGGAATAAGTCAAGATACTTTCATCCTTGGGATGGTTTCAAGAGGAATTCCAGAAAAAGGATGGGAATTATTGTTACAGTCATACGAGTTATTGAAAAAAGAAATTGATCGCGAAATTTGTTTGATATTAATCGGTGATGGAGAATACTTATCGAAATTAGTTAAAGAATATTCTCATTTAGAAGGAATTCATTTATTACAATTTGAATCAAATCCTTTGGATTATCTTTATTATGTTCAAATTTTCGATTTAGCTTTTCTTTTAAGTTATTTTCAAGGAGAAAGTGTACCTAATGTAATCATTGAATATTTATATTTTAATAAACCTATTATTGCTTCAGATATTGGTGAAATTCCAAAAATGATATGTGATGAAGCGAATAATCAAGCTGGGGATATAATTAAAAATTCTACTGATGGAAAAGTTAATATCAAAGAGGTAGCCAATGTAGTAAATAAATATATGAATGATCTTAACTATTATAATTATAAAAAGAGAATTACAGGTGAGGCATTTAAAAAATTTAAAATAAAAGAATGTACTGATAAGTATATTTCATTTTATAAAAAAGCTTAA
- a CDS encoding sulfotransferase domain-containing protein, whose translation MNLKTKLKSLYLGTKFPDFVIIGAQKSGTTSLYYYLNSIQNLRGSLRKESQFLITNEPIVNYVNEFKFSFNREIKYFEASPEYLVNQNFPKRAFEVNEKMKLILLLRDPVDRAYSAWNMFKNIFDNNEQNLKFPFFYNRLTEEYKEKWLRFSSISDFHKTIKTEIQQLNSIDLENYIYDMPGVVYHGIYHIHLKRILNYFDLSQVHVINYSDFINNTKEEMEKLLDFIQIPFSQLDENVINNNYLKGNYTAEIDGKSKLLLDDYFENHNIKLNELLNKKVF comes from the coding sequence ATGAACTTAAAAACAAAACTTAAATCTTTATATCTAGGTACTAAATTTCCTGATTTTGTTATTATAGGTGCACAAAAGTCAGGGACTACCTCATTGTATTATTATTTAAATTCAATACAAAACTTAAGAGGTTCCTTAAGAAAGGAAAGTCAGTTTCTTATAACAAATGAACCCATTGTAAACTATGTGAATGAATTTAAATTTTCTTTCAATAGAGAAATAAAATATTTTGAAGCATCACCTGAATATTTAGTAAATCAAAACTTTCCTAAAAGAGCCTTTGAAGTAAATGAAAAAATGAAGCTTATTTTATTACTAAGAGATCCTGTTGATAGAGCATATTCTGCTTGGAATATGTTTAAAAATATTTTTGATAATAATGAGCAAAATTTAAAATTTCCCTTCTTTTACAATAGGTTAACTGAAGAATATAAAGAAAAGTGGTTGAGATTTAGCTCAATTTCAGATTTTCATAAGACAATTAAAACTGAAATTCAACAACTTAACTCCATTGATCTTGAAAATTATATTTATGATATGCCTGGTGTAGTATATCATGGAATTTATCATATACATTTAAAAAGAATATTAAACTACTTTGACCTGTCTCAGGTTCATGTTATAAATTATTCAGATTTTATCAATAATACTAAAGAAGAAATGGAAAAACTTCTTGATTTCATTCAAATTCCTTTTTCTCAATTAGATGAGAACGTGATTAATAATAATTATTTAAAAGGAAATTATACAGCTGAAATTGATGGAAAATCTAAGTTATTATTAGATGATTATTTTGAAAATCATAATATTAAACTTAATGAATTATTAAATAAGAAGGTTTTTTAA
- a CDS encoding NAD-dependent epimerase/dehydratase family protein gives MLARAFIEYNEIEDIVIFASGVSNSRETRDEEFLREKRLLEDVISKYHNSVIVYFSTCSIYNKALSNSKYVQHKILLENLITSRCSSYRIFRLPNVVGKTTNKQTIVNYFVEKIELNNEIFVYSNSVRYLIDVEDVLRICKPLILASESIIKNILLNNKINVVEIVELLSGILDIKPKVKIIQKYDDLTIEKEELLNCDINYNYNLLNKYYNKKSNELKNKT, from the coding sequence ATGTTAGCAAGAGCTTTCATTGAATACAATGAAATAGAAGATATAGTAATCTTTGCTTCTGGTGTATCAAATTCACGAGAAACTAGAGATGAGGAATTTTTACGTGAAAAAAGATTGCTCGAGGATGTAATATCAAAATACCATAATTCCGTAATAGTATATTTTAGTACTTGTAGTATTTACAATAAAGCATTATCAAATAGTAAATATGTACAACATAAAATTTTATTAGAAAATTTAATTACAAGCAGATGTAGTAGTTATAGAATATTTAGACTTCCCAATGTCGTAGGAAAAACAACAAATAAACAAACAATAGTGAATTATTTTGTTGAAAAAATTGAATTAAATAACGAAATATTTGTGTATTCAAACTCCGTGAGATATTTAATTGATGTAGAAGATGTTTTAAGAATTTGTAAACCTCTAATTTTGGCTAGTGAAAGCATAATTAAAAATATACTGTTGAATAATAAAATTAATGTAGTCGAGATCGTTGAATTACTGAGCGGGATATTAGATATAAAGCCTAAGGTGAAAATTATACAAAAATATGACGATTTAACTATCGAAAAAGAAGAGTTATTGAATTGCGATATAAATTACAATTATAATTTATTAAATAAATATTACAATAAGAAAAGTAATGAACTTAAAAACAAAACTTAA